A genome region from Gadus chalcogrammus isolate NIFS_2021 chromosome 7, NIFS_Gcha_1.0, whole genome shotgun sequence includes the following:
- the aifm1 gene encoding apoptosis-inducing factor 1, mitochondrial, with amino-acid sequence MRPPLSKELWFSDDPTVTDTLRFKQWNGKERSIYFQPPSFYISPEELAVAPNGGVAVLTGRKVVHMDVRGNKVQLDDNTEISYDKCLIATGGVPRNMQVIERAGEEVMNRTTLFRKVEDFKVLDMVSRSVKSITIVGGGFLGSELACALGRRSADSDLEVVQIFPEKGNMGKVLPEYLSNWTTEKVKKEGVKVMPEALVKSVSFKDEQVHIHLKDGRVVITDHLVAAVGLEPSVDLAKSAGLEVDADFGGYRVNAELQARSNIWVAGDAACFYDIRLGRRRVEHHDHAVVSGRLAGENMTGANKPYWHQSMFWSDLGPDVGYEAIGIVDSSLPTVGVFAKATAKDTPRAATEKSGTGIRSESETEEVAQSPVASTTPAPPSLPQKDDYGKGVIFYLRDKVVVGIILWNVFNRMPIARKIIKDGEEHADLNEVAKLFNIHED; translated from the exons ATGAGGCCCCCGCTCTCCAAAGAGCTGTGGTTCTCTGACGACCCCACGGTCACCGACACGCTGCGCTTCAAACAGTGGaatgggaaggagaggag CATCTACTTCCAGCCGCCGTCGTTCTACATCAGCCCTGAGGAGCTGGCCGTGGCCCCCAACGGAGGTGTGGCCGTGCTCACGGGCAGGAAG GTGGTGCACATGGACGTGAGGGGGAACAAAGTGCAGCTGGACGATAACACAGAGATTTCCTACGATAAGTGTCTGATCGCTACAG GCGGAGTCCCCAGGAACATGCAGGTGATAGAGCGGGCcggggaggaggtgatgaacCGGACCACTCTGTTCCGCAAG GTGGAGGACTTCAAGGTGCTGGACATGGTCTCCAGGAGTGTGAAGTCCATCACCATCGTGGGCGGAGGCTTCCTCGGCAGTGAGCTGGCCTGCGCCCTGGGCAGGAGAT ctgctgaCTCAGATCTGGAGGTGGTGCAGATCTTCCCGGAGAAGGGGAACATGGGGAAGGTCCTCCCGGAGTACCTGAGCAACTGGACCACCGAGAAGGTCAAGAAAG AGGGGGTGAAGGTGATGCCCGAGGCCCTGGTGAAGTCCGTCAGCTTCAAGGACGAGCAGGTCCACATCCACCTGAAGGACGGCCGCGTG GTGATCACGGACCAcctggtggcggcggtgggtcTGGAGCCCAGCGTGGACCTGGCCAAGTCGGCCGGTCTGGAGGTGGACGCCGACTTCGGGGGGTACCGGGTCAACGCGGAGCTGCAGGCGCGCTCCAACATCTGGGTG gccggCGATGCGGCCTGCTTCTACGACATCCGGCTGGGCCGCCGGCGGGTGGAGCACCACGACCACGCGGTGGTCAGCGGCCGGCTGGCCGGGGAGAACATGACCGGGGCCAACAAGCCGTACTGGCACCAGTCCATGTTCTG GAGTGACCTGGGCCCGGACGTGGGCTACGAGGCCATCGGCATCGtggacagcagcctccccaccGTGGGGGTCTTCGCCAAGGCGACCGCCAAGGACACGCCCCGCGCCGCCACCGAGAAGTCCG GGACGGGGATCCGGTCGGAGAGCGAGACGGAGGAGGTGGCCCAGAGCCCCGTGGCCTCCACGACGCCCGCCCCGCCCAGCCTGCCCCAGAAGGACGACTACGGCAAGGGGGTGATCTTCTACCTGCGGGACAAGGTGGTGGTCGGGATCATCCTGTGGAACGTCTTCAACCGGATGCCCATCGCACGCAAG ATCATCAAAGACGGGGAGGAACACGCAGATCTGAACGAAGTGGCCAAACTCTTCAACATCCACGAggattag